From the Oleiphilus messinensis genome, one window contains:
- a CDS encoding TOTE conflict system archaeo-eukaryotic primase domain-containing protein: MTSIEQELAQIEERLLVLEKEKNQLLNRKQLLQQERHSGLRTAQQTELLSLEQKVALFSSLFKGRTDIFSLRWENKQGRSGYSVACANEWKQGICNKPRIKCGDCSHRIFVPIDYSVIYDHLAGKHTVGLYPLLPDDDCWFLAVDFDKTDWQPSVLAFRQTCVDFSLPFIVERSRSGNGAHVWIFFEETVPASDARRLGFALLDKAMEKHAGLSFESYDRLFPNQDTMPEGGFGNLIALPLQNGPRQVGNSVFVDEHFNPYPDQWAILQSLRKISRRELSSLLDQLEDTGESEPELKPWEKSFPVKKDKIENCPANVGLVLANKIYIPIEGLPQALIARMKRVASFSNPVFFKTQALRFSTNGIPRFICLATIEQGYLCVPRGSYDDTVEILGQQDIELEIDDKRQTGKKLKAIKFKGELRADQKSAVKSLCKHDVGVLHAPTAFGKTVTAIGVIHKRKVNTLILVHSRQLLDQWKERLSMFLDNAEIGVIGGGKRKATGIIDIATYQSLINRKDNTVDQSVFEYGQVIIDECHHISAPNYERLLNEIHSKYVFGVTATPQRQDGHQPIIFMHAGSIRHTVTSSKQSQFEQRVITKTITSTPPENLLDSESRPHIAEVYRWLMENEERNRQITEDLVLAVNEGRNPILLTERREHALLLSELLSDRDVSHTILRGGMKVKERKDAMDSLNKTKVLIATGKYIGEGFDLPKLDTLFLALPISWKGSLAQYAGRIHREAEGKDKVVIYDYVDSGLPMLQRMFQRRQKGYSALGYTVVEAGADQYIQGKLV; encoded by the coding sequence ATGACTTCCATAGAACAAGAGTTAGCACAAATAGAAGAGCGCTTACTTGTTCTAGAAAAGGAGAAAAATCAGTTATTAAATCGTAAGCAACTCCTGCAGCAAGAACGCCATTCGGGTTTACGTACCGCTCAACAGACTGAATTGCTCAGCCTTGAACAAAAAGTGGCGCTATTTTCTAGTTTGTTCAAAGGCAGAACAGACATCTTTTCTTTACGATGGGAAAATAAACAAGGCCGTAGCGGTTATTCTGTCGCCTGTGCCAATGAGTGGAAACAGGGTATTTGCAATAAACCCAGGATTAAATGTGGGGATTGTTCACATCGCATCTTTGTCCCGATAGATTATTCCGTTATTTATGATCACCTTGCGGGTAAGCATACCGTAGGTTTGTACCCTCTATTACCGGACGATGATTGTTGGTTTCTGGCCGTCGATTTTGATAAGACAGACTGGCAGCCATCAGTATTGGCATTTCGGCAGACATGTGTCGACTTTTCTTTACCATTTATAGTCGAGCGGTCTCGATCAGGGAATGGCGCACATGTTTGGATATTCTTTGAAGAAACTGTGCCAGCGAGTGATGCTCGCAGATTAGGTTTTGCGTTATTAGATAAGGCAATGGAAAAGCATGCTGGTTTATCTTTCGAGTCTTACGATAGACTTTTTCCGAATCAAGATACCATGCCTGAAGGAGGTTTTGGGAATCTCATTGCGCTGCCGTTACAGAATGGGCCGAGACAAGTTGGGAATTCTGTTTTTGTTGATGAGCATTTCAACCCGTATCCTGATCAATGGGCTATTCTCCAAAGTCTCAGAAAAATTAGCAGGCGAGAACTGAGTAGTCTGCTTGATCAATTGGAAGATACCGGCGAGAGTGAACCGGAGCTGAAACCTTGGGAGAAATCCTTCCCGGTTAAAAAGGATAAAATTGAAAACTGTCCTGCAAATGTCGGTCTTGTTTTGGCAAACAAAATCTATATTCCTATTGAGGGCCTACCTCAGGCACTTATTGCGAGAATGAAGCGCGTAGCGAGTTTTTCAAACCCTGTATTCTTCAAGACACAGGCACTGCGATTCTCGACCAATGGTATTCCCCGATTTATATGTTTGGCAACCATTGAGCAGGGTTATCTATGTGTTCCCCGGGGATCTTATGACGATACTGTCGAGATCCTCGGCCAGCAAGACATTGAACTAGAAATTGATGATAAGCGGCAAACAGGGAAAAAGCTTAAAGCCATTAAATTTAAAGGCGAGTTAAGAGCTGATCAGAAATCTGCTGTGAAGTCACTTTGCAAGCATGATGTGGGCGTATTGCATGCGCCAACTGCTTTCGGAAAAACGGTTACGGCAATAGGCGTCATTCATAAGCGCAAAGTAAATACGTTGATACTCGTCCATAGTCGACAACTACTGGATCAATGGAAAGAGAGATTGTCGATGTTTTTAGATAACGCAGAGATTGGTGTCATTGGTGGCGGCAAAAGAAAAGCGACAGGAATCATCGATATCGCCACCTACCAGAGCTTGATTAATCGAAAGGATAATACTGTGGACCAAAGTGTCTTCGAGTATGGCCAAGTGATCATTGACGAATGCCACCATATTTCAGCACCCAACTATGAGCGCCTACTCAATGAAATTCACTCGAAATATGTGTTCGGTGTTACGGCGACACCTCAACGACAGGATGGTCACCAGCCTATAATATTTATGCATGCAGGATCTATCCGCCATACAGTGACTTCATCGAAGCAAAGCCAGTTCGAGCAGCGGGTAATCACTAAAACCATTACCTCTACTCCGCCTGAAAATTTGCTGGACTCGGAGTCGAGGCCCCATATCGCAGAAGTATATCGATGGTTAATGGAGAACGAAGAACGAAATCGTCAGATTACTGAAGATCTAGTGCTTGCTGTCAACGAAGGGCGTAATCCTATTCTTCTGACTGAAAGACGAGAACATGCGCTTTTATTAAGTGAGCTTTTAAGCGACAGAGATGTTTCTCATACAATCCTTCGAGGAGGCATGAAAGTTAAAGAGCGTAAAGATGCCATGGACTCGTTAAATAAAACGAAAGTGCTGATCGCAACTGGCAAATACATCGGTGAGGGATTTGATCTGCCAAAACTCGATACATTATTTCTGGCGCTTCCTATTTCCTGGAAAGGCTCGCTAGCTCAGTATGCCGGTCGTATCCATCGCGAAGCAGAAGGAAAAGACAAAGTAGTCATTTATGATTATGTGGATAGTGGATTACCAATGCTACAAAGAATGTTTCAAAGGCGGCAGAAAGGTTACAGCGCATTAGGCTATACTGTTGTAGAAGCCGGTGCTGATCAGTATATTCAAGGTAAGTTGGTTTAA
- a CDS encoding Wadjet anti-phage system protein JetD domain-containing protein: MKSPNEIAVRLAKQWHQPSIRVERLLSSEAWPLEFPIGKPTGAEFVGQTKSVESHIRHWREVEIGEVIWEPIKYRAGAKAVSMPVRWILRSPSEWIAATADKSVKDEFSALEHIVSSVHELFREPIVRNRSIWRGKDIDEVVTTARLAESLSPGDARGRPLRLLGGLGIDTKFFERNGSLLICLLDERYDGLASELGLHAFLDAYSENDHWVMLTPLDQHLLPFQRMRVPTSELSQKRLPGSHVLVVENEQCIHLLPELAGTIAILGAGLDLQWLGSEVFDDQSIGYWGDMDTWGLLMLARARLYRASVESLLMNQSLFDCYSADNAVHEPALAQQVTPEGLTETESRFYDYLLTQERGRLEQEYLPEAGVKMALKCWRNKTSS; the protein is encoded by the coding sequence ATGAAATCACCGAATGAAATTGCTGTTCGTTTAGCAAAGCAGTGGCACCAACCTTCTATTCGAGTTGAACGTCTTTTATCATCAGAGGCTTGGCCTCTTGAGTTTCCAATTGGTAAACCAACAGGAGCAGAATTCGTAGGACAGACGAAGTCTGTAGAATCCCACATTAGACATTGGCGAGAAGTAGAGATAGGCGAGGTCATCTGGGAGCCCATTAAATACCGGGCTGGCGCAAAAGCTGTTTCCATGCCTGTTCGATGGATCTTGCGCTCGCCTTCCGAGTGGATTGCCGCTACAGCTGACAAAAGCGTAAAGGATGAATTTTCAGCGCTTGAACATATTGTCTCTTCTGTCCACGAATTATTTCGGGAGCCTATCGTTCGTAATAGATCGATTTGGCGTGGCAAAGATATAGATGAAGTTGTGACAACAGCCCGTTTGGCAGAATCTTTATCACCTGGAGATGCTAGAGGAAGACCATTACGATTACTTGGTGGGCTTGGCATCGACACAAAATTTTTCGAGCGTAATGGTAGCCTTCTGATCTGCTTATTAGACGAACGTTATGACGGGCTCGCGAGCGAATTGGGGTTGCATGCTTTTCTCGATGCTTATAGTGAAAATGACCACTGGGTTATGCTTACACCTCTTGATCAACACCTTTTGCCATTTCAACGTATGAGAGTACCTACCAGTGAGTTATCGCAAAAACGATTGCCTGGTTCCCATGTGCTAGTGGTTGAAAATGAACAATGCATTCATTTATTACCTGAGTTAGCCGGAACGATAGCTATTCTTGGTGCAGGTTTAGATTTACAGTGGTTAGGTTCTGAAGTTTTTGATGACCAATCCATTGGCTATTGGGGAGATATGGACACTTGGGGATTGCTGATGTTGGCCCGAGCAAGGCTGTATAGGGCAAGTGTCGAATCCTTGTTGATGAATCAATCTCTATTTGATTGTTATTCTGCTGATAATGCTGTTCATGAACCTGCTCTAGCTCAACAGGTTACTCCAGAGGGGTTGACCGAAACTGAATCTCGTTTCTACGATTATCTATTGACACAAGAGAGAGGCCGATTGGAACAGGAGTATTTGCCAGAAGCAGGTGTTAAGATGGCTCTGAAGTGTTGGAGAAATAAAACGAGTTCGTAG
- a CDS encoding ATP-binding protein: MSQETMWQLDPTYVLKELEFFNWGGFNGHHCAQIDPEGTAIIGPTGSGKTTLVDALMTLLSASPRYNLASTGGHESDRDLVSYVRGVSGPGDGGMDQSHITRPDKTLTGIAATYDNGESIVRLGALLWFDDTSSSAADMKKLWLFSTSPDQTLERWLTLKHEGGMRALRQLDKTDTGIWTYPSKKNFLSRIRDYFDVRENAFNLLNRAAGLKQLNSIDEIFRDLVLDDTSQFERAKEVADSFDDLTSIHEELEIARRQQKSLEPVKLYWEKYQKNEHLLKEKKHLQRILPVWFGRQAYQLWREEYLRLTEALEQANAKKLNIQERFDLQEKQRDSFREQYLQLGGSNIQVLEQLIEEKASAKARIEGVANQYLNLAKNLDLSAELSREALASNQAICKTRIAEVEQILSENQKTAFQLGSDEQQARNNLQELETELADIQQRPSSNIPAKYQRFRTELAKELGIDEDALPFVAELVQVKEDEHEWRGAIERAIGSHRLRILVPPEKAKLALTWVNHRHNQLHVRILEVKQVDKQPRFFDDGFTRKLEFKSHSYREAVKELLAGIDRHCVDSAEKLRHTQHAMTAQGLMSGKARFFDKQDQKRLDEDWLTGFDNRDRLHYLALKIKEAKSCLNDLVAQLEKAKEQVAVNTQQKELLENLQQLNFDEINIEQAKEELNSLRDKLQKLTAPDSDVASAKRKLKEAEQQLKSLDEHRTTCIKTCALLEANQQNAERQKQKAFKKSELGLTGENITLAEASFSKISADQIEELDELEKQQFEQLQSNIDKLVGTQNLLSKDLVKRMSDAQREDRGALSEVGRELEDVPKYLDRLKTLTEEALPEKRRRFQEYLNRSSDEGVTQLLMTINSEVERIEEKLEDVNQTLRRVDFQQGHYLQLVSTKVIHESLRSFNKAVKTLNSARFIEDEGESHFKALQHIVSLLRDACERSRTMAAKALLDPRFRLEFKVSVIDRSNGNVLHTRRGSQGGSGGEKEIIASYVLTASLSYALCPDGSSRPLFGTIVLDEAFSRSSHAVAGRIIAALKEFGLHALFITPNKEMRLLRNHTRSAIVVHRRGTFSTLTTLSWRELDTIHRQRTEVVDEITE; the protein is encoded by the coding sequence ATGAGCCAAGAAACGATGTGGCAATTAGATCCAACCTATGTTTTAAAGGAATTAGAGTTTTTTAATTGGGGTGGTTTTAACGGTCATCACTGCGCTCAGATTGACCCGGAAGGTACGGCCATTATCGGGCCAACGGGAAGCGGTAAAACCACGCTGGTTGACGCCTTGATGACATTACTTTCCGCGAGCCCAAGATATAATCTAGCCTCTACAGGAGGTCATGAAAGTGACCGAGACTTGGTATCCTACGTTCGCGGTGTTTCTGGCCCCGGAGATGGTGGGATGGACCAGTCTCACATTACTCGACCCGATAAAACATTAACCGGCATAGCCGCTACCTATGATAACGGTGAAAGTATTGTTCGATTAGGGGCATTACTTTGGTTTGACGATACAAGCTCTTCAGCCGCAGATATGAAGAAATTGTGGCTATTTTCTACTTCTCCAGATCAAACTCTGGAGCGTTGGTTAACTTTGAAGCATGAAGGCGGCATGCGTGCTTTACGTCAATTAGACAAAACTGATACTGGAATTTGGACCTACCCCAGCAAGAAAAACTTTCTCTCGCGAATAAGGGACTATTTTGATGTGAGAGAGAATGCGTTTAATCTCCTAAATCGAGCAGCAGGACTCAAGCAGCTTAATAGCATAGATGAAATATTTCGGGACCTGGTGCTAGACGACACCTCACAATTCGAACGCGCTAAGGAAGTAGCAGACAGTTTTGATGACCTCACTTCAATTCACGAGGAATTGGAGATAGCCCGTCGCCAACAGAAATCATTGGAACCCGTGAAACTCTATTGGGAAAAGTACCAAAAGAATGAACATTTGCTAAAAGAAAAGAAGCACTTACAACGCATTCTGCCCGTTTGGTTTGGTCGTCAAGCCTACCAATTATGGCGCGAAGAATACCTACGATTGACGGAAGCGTTAGAACAAGCGAATGCAAAAAAACTAAACATCCAAGAACGTTTTGATCTTCAGGAGAAACAGCGAGATAGCTTTAGGGAGCAATACCTGCAACTGGGCGGCTCGAACATTCAAGTACTTGAACAGCTTATTGAAGAAAAAGCCAGTGCCAAAGCCCGTATAGAGGGTGTTGCCAATCAGTATTTGAATTTAGCCAAGAATCTTGATTTATCAGCGGAGCTTTCTAGGGAGGCACTGGCGTCTAATCAAGCGATTTGTAAAACTCGTATAGCTGAGGTTGAGCAAATCTTAAGCGAGAATCAAAAAACCGCTTTCCAGCTGGGTAGTGACGAGCAACAAGCGAGGAATAACCTGCAAGAGCTAGAAACAGAACTAGCGGATATTCAGCAACGTCCTAGTTCTAATATACCCGCAAAATATCAGCGTTTTCGAACGGAATTGGCAAAAGAATTGGGTATAGATGAAGACGCTCTTCCTTTTGTAGCCGAGCTCGTACAGGTTAAAGAAGACGAGCATGAATGGCGAGGTGCTATAGAAAGGGCCATTGGTAGTCATCGACTGCGAATATTGGTGCCGCCGGAAAAGGCAAAGCTTGCCTTGACTTGGGTTAATCACCGGCACAACCAGTTACATGTTCGTATTTTGGAAGTTAAGCAGGTAGATAAACAGCCCCGATTTTTTGACGATGGTTTTACCCGCAAGCTGGAGTTTAAATCACACTCGTATCGTGAAGCTGTTAAAGAATTGTTAGCGGGAATTGATCGGCATTGTGTCGATTCTGCGGAAAAACTTAGGCACACCCAGCACGCTATGACCGCGCAAGGACTGATGTCAGGTAAGGCGCGTTTTTTTGATAAGCAAGATCAAAAACGCCTTGATGAAGACTGGTTAACCGGATTTGATAATCGGGATCGATTGCATTATTTGGCGCTGAAGATCAAAGAAGCGAAAAGTTGTCTGAATGATCTAGTCGCCCAGCTGGAAAAAGCAAAAGAGCAAGTTGCCGTGAATACCCAGCAAAAAGAACTGTTAGAAAACTTGCAACAACTAAATTTTGATGAAATCAATATCGAGCAAGCGAAGGAAGAATTAAATAGCCTAAGGGATAAGCTTCAAAAATTAACGGCGCCAGACTCTGATGTTGCTTCAGCAAAGCGGAAGTTAAAAGAAGCTGAACAGCAACTGAAGTCGCTTGATGAGCATCGAACAACTTGTATAAAAACTTGCGCGCTTTTAGAAGCAAATCAACAAAATGCAGAACGACAAAAGCAAAAAGCGTTTAAAAAATCAGAGCTAGGACTTACAGGTGAAAATATCACCTTGGCGGAAGCTAGTTTCTCCAAGATTTCTGCAGATCAGATTGAAGAGTTGGATGAACTGGAGAAACAACAGTTTGAACAATTGCAGTCGAATATAGATAAACTCGTTGGTACACAAAATTTGTTAAGTAAAGACCTAGTAAAGCGAATGTCAGATGCTCAGCGAGAAGATAGAGGCGCCTTGTCGGAGGTTGGCCGGGAACTCGAGGATGTCCCAAAATATCTCGATCGACTGAAGACACTCACGGAAGAAGCATTACCAGAGAAACGTCGAAGGTTTCAGGAATACCTCAACCGATCTTCTGATGAAGGCGTGACCCAATTGCTCATGACGATTAACAGTGAAGTTGAGAGAATCGAGGAGAAGCTTGAAGACGTTAATCAGACTCTTCGCAGGGTGGATTTCCAGCAAGGCCATTATTTGCAGCTAGTGTCTACAAAAGTCATTCACGAAAGTTTGCGCAGTTTTAACAAGGCCGTTAAAACGCTTAACTCTGCGCGCTTTATCGAAGATGAAGGCGAAAGTCACTTCAAAGCATTACAGCATATTGTCAGTTTATTGCGTGATGCCTGTGAGCGCAGTAGAACGATGGCGGCAAAAGCGTTACTTGACCCTAGGTTCCGGCTTGAATTTAAAGTGTCCGTCATTGATCGTTCTAATGGTAACGTGTTGCACACTCGTCGAGGCTCTCAGGGTGGTAGTGGGGGCGAAAAGGAAATTATTGCTTCTTATGTACTGACTGCTTCTCTGAGTTATGCACTTTGTCCCGATGGCAGCAGTCGACCTCTGTTCGGCACGATAGTTTTGGACGAGGCTTTCTCACGCAGTTCACATGCTGTGGCTGGTCGTATTATAGCCGCGCTAAAGGAGTTTGGATTACATGCGTTGTTCATTACGCCAAATAAAGAAATGCGCCTGCTTCGTAACCATACCCGTTCTGCTATTGTGGTTCACCGTAGAGGAACATTTTCAACATTGACAACCCTAAGCTGGAGGGAGCTAGACACGATTCACCGGCAGCGAACAGAGGTGGTGGATGAAATCACCGAATGA
- a CDS encoding DUF4194 domain-containing protein, translating to MPGIFDQITGQSEEIAEDVEGTEPHLDTSKLASKECSKGSPIESDFEGRTERRIRDASQELLRFGLLEESQKPNLYRVAIANMREINSILEPLDLSAFADEIRGLVYLRVRKDDVQEDQDEWSHPLVRKQRLTLEQSLLIAILRQYFIAYEQDAGSGASQAIVAVDELIPQLQVYLGDSGSEAKERTRALNLLDQLKGHGLVSAPDSHDRITIRPMIAHLANPENLQGLLNGLKQRLSESESSNDQEEQP from the coding sequence ATGCCGGGGATATTTGACCAAATTACAGGGCAGTCGGAAGAAATAGCCGAGGATGTGGAGGGAACAGAACCCCATTTGGACACCTCTAAACTGGCATCGAAAGAATGCTCGAAGGGTAGTCCCATTGAGAGCGATTTTGAAGGCCGCACTGAAAGGCGAATACGCGATGCATCCCAAGAATTGTTGCGCTTTGGGCTATTGGAAGAAAGCCAGAAACCTAACCTGTACCGAGTTGCCATAGCAAACATGAGGGAGATTAATTCAATTCTTGAACCTCTTGATCTTTCGGCGTTTGCTGATGAGATTCGTGGGCTGGTATACCTAAGGGTTAGAAAAGATGATGTTCAGGAAGATCAGGATGAGTGGTCTCATCCGTTGGTTCGGAAGCAGCGATTAACACTCGAACAGTCATTACTAATAGCCATACTTCGACAGTATTTTATTGCTTATGAACAAGATGCTGGAAGTGGTGCATCCCAGGCTATTGTCGCAGTGGATGAACTGATTCCTCAGCTCCAAGTTTACTTGGGGGATTCAGGTAGCGAGGCAAAGGAGAGAACACGAGCGCTCAATCTTCTAGACCAATTAAAAGGTCATGGTTTGGTTTCTGCCCCGGATTCTCATGATCGCATAACAATCAGGCCGATGATCGCTCACTTGGCGAACCCAGAAAACCTCCAAGGGCTGCTGAATGGTCTGAAACAGAGACTGTCGGAATCAGAATCGTCTAACGATCAGGAGGAGCAACCATGA
- a CDS encoding DUF3375 domain-containing protein has protein sequence MDVSAQQRTQKYISARKQHPAWLLLASPRAPLVLGCLTSLFEMTEDGIAEEDALQALSAMLLEYADQDDYDIDSNNTRLLAGRELRKWIKSRLVIERGQRIYATDALSTAIQFIESLDNRIMTSTASRLSVVQREIESLEEGLNPSKESRIASLRRKIKALELELEDAEAGNISVLSGEDAVERIREVYGLATGLRADFRRIEDSWREADRELRQSIMSESYHRGDIVDRLLNGQEALLNTPEGRVFDSFQQQLRQSIELDNMRLRLRNILSHPSAAKALKHSQLVDLKWLHLKLVRESQSVLQARTRSERDVKGFLKTGLAAEHHRVGALLNEILHAALELDWQRQKVRRAESTLPPVGFALGTIPVNERLRFKSLENESDEELDLSTTEANLNEIGDDFWEAFEGLDREAAIQETLTLLISEGRPMTIAELADKLPPAHDLETFALWLGMAREAGIDVHDSEKQSFELRDDEYRRWLFELPLVALSAQNLDGIDWEI, from the coding sequence ATGGACGTGTCTGCTCAACAACGTACACAAAAATATATTTCAGCTCGTAAGCAACATCCTGCTTGGTTGTTACTTGCATCGCCTCGGGCGCCTTTAGTGCTCGGTTGTTTAACTTCGTTATTTGAAATGACCGAAGACGGAATTGCCGAGGAAGATGCTTTGCAGGCACTTTCTGCAATGTTGTTGGAATATGCCGATCAGGATGATTATGACATCGACTCCAATAATACCCGGTTACTGGCTGGGCGTGAGTTAAGGAAATGGATTAAGAGCCGTTTAGTGATAGAGCGCGGGCAAAGAATATACGCAACCGATGCTTTATCAACAGCTATCCAATTTATAGAGTCTCTGGATAACCGCATTATGACGTCGACCGCATCCCGTTTATCAGTTGTTCAAAGGGAAATTGAAAGCTTGGAGGAGGGGCTCAATCCAAGTAAGGAAAGTCGGATTGCGTCACTAAGACGAAAAATTAAAGCACTAGAGTTGGAGTTGGAAGACGCGGAAGCTGGGAATATCTCGGTTCTATCAGGAGAGGATGCAGTCGAGCGTATTCGGGAGGTGTATGGATTAGCTACAGGTTTAAGAGCTGACTTTCGCCGAATTGAAGATTCCTGGCGCGAGGCCGACCGAGAGCTTCGCCAATCAATCATGTCAGAAAGTTATCATAGAGGTGACATTGTTGACCGATTGTTAAATGGGCAGGAAGCACTGCTCAATACTCCGGAGGGGCGCGTTTTTGATAGCTTTCAGCAGCAACTGCGTCAGAGTATTGAGCTAGACAATATGCGCCTGCGTTTGCGCAACATTCTGTCTCACCCTTCTGCGGCCAAAGCGCTAAAACATTCTCAGCTCGTGGATCTTAAATGGTTGCATCTAAAGCTCGTACGTGAAAGTCAGTCTGTGTTGCAGGCTAGGACTCGTAGTGAGCGAGATGTAAAAGGTTTTCTTAAAACCGGATTGGCAGCAGAGCACCATCGCGTTGGGGCTTTGCTTAATGAAATTTTGCATGCTGCTCTGGAATTGGATTGGCAAAGACAAAAAGTTCGCCGTGCTGAATCGACGCTGCCTCCTGTTGGCTTCGCTCTTGGGACGATTCCCGTGAATGAGCGATTGCGTTTTAAATCCCTAGAGAATGAAAGTGATGAAGAACTGGATTTGTCGACAACAGAGGCGAATTTAAACGAAATAGGTGACGACTTTTGGGAAGCGTTTGAAGGGCTGGATCGAGAGGCTGCGATCCAGGAAACACTGACGCTTTTGATAAGCGAAGGGAGACCTATGACGATTGCAGAGCTGGCTGATAAGTTGCCACCTGCACATGACTTGGAAACTTTTGCGTTATGGCTTGGGATGGCCAGAGAAGCGGGTATTGATGTTCATGATAGTGAAAAGCAGTCATTTGAACTGCGGGATGATGAATATCGACGCTGGCTGTTTGAATTGCCACTTGTGGCGCTAAGTGCACAAAATCTAGATGGAATTGATTGGGAGATATAA
- a CDS encoding helix-turn-helix transcriptional regulator, whose amino-acid sequence MTTKTHLDENIWPLRWDLLMRYRLIEIVAQWEGRLTTNHLCNSFGIGRQQASKDINQYLKEIGPENLIYDKHLKGYKPTENFTPKLTTGTADEYLHVLSRNKDIAHTFSGLDLGLTNSEVLQVPIRNIKPHIIRPLVQAAREKKRVEIDYISLNSPIEETRVIAPHTLVCTPLRWHIRAYCEKNRGFRDFVLSRFRGHPEILTESTLSVEDDERWNRQVEIIIQPDSRLSESQKSVISHDYGMVDGQLKIETRAALITYTLQALNLDPKKLEAKAEAQQIIIANLNEIESFLFS is encoded by the coding sequence ATGACGACAAAGACTCACTTAGACGAAAATATTTGGCCACTGCGTTGGGATTTGCTCATGCGATATCGACTAATAGAAATCGTAGCGCAATGGGAAGGTCGGCTCACCACAAACCACCTATGCAACAGTTTTGGCATCGGGCGACAGCAGGCATCAAAAGATATAAATCAGTATCTCAAGGAGATCGGGCCTGAAAACCTCATCTATGACAAACACTTAAAAGGCTATAAACCAACAGAAAACTTCACTCCCAAACTAACGACAGGCACAGCAGATGAGTATTTGCATGTACTGAGTCGCAACAAAGATATCGCTCATACGTTTTCTGGTTTAGACCTTGGATTGACCAATAGTGAAGTGTTGCAAGTGCCAATCAGAAACATTAAGCCCCATATTATCAGGCCCCTAGTGCAAGCCGCTCGAGAGAAAAAACGTGTAGAGATAGACTACATATCGCTCAATTCACCGATAGAAGAAACTCGCGTCATTGCTCCCCATACATTGGTTTGCACACCACTGCGCTGGCACATCAGAGCTTATTGCGAGAAAAACAGGGGATTTCGGGATTTTGTATTGAGTCGATTTCGTGGACACCCAGAAATACTGACGGAATCAACACTCAGTGTCGAAGATGACGAGCGGTGGAATCGCCAGGTAGAAATTATTATTCAGCCTGACTCAAGGTTATCCGAATCTCAGAAGTCCGTCATTTCTCATGACTACGGCATGGTTGATGGTCAGCTTAAAATAGAAACTCGTGCAGCGCTGATTACCTATACTCTACAAGCGTTAAATTTAGATCCCAAAAAGCTGGAAGCCAAAGCAGAGGCGCAGCAAATAATTATCGCGAATCTTAATGAAATTGAATCTTTTTTATTTTCCTAA
- a CDS encoding IS5 family transposase, which translates to MPRLMLSDELWLKLKLILLQFGVYDKRSLRMTVEGMLYRMCTGLPWRDLPDYFGHWNSVYKKFNAWSAKGIWPKVFEFFVVEPDLEWGFIDGSYVKAHQHSSGAAAAGDQAIGRSRAGYTSKIHMVVDGFGLTVHFEITGGQTHDSSAADDVLEGADLFEYVIGDKGYDKEPLRQKIRDRGSIPMIPRRRNSTVGNDDMDWGLYKNRHLIENQFARLKHYRAVATRYDKLKRNFESVVAMACAIQWLPI; encoded by the coding sequence ATGCCCCGACTAATGCTCAGTGACGAGCTTTGGTTGAAGCTAAAGTTAATCTTGCTTCAATTTGGTGTCTATGACAAGCGAAGCTTGCGCATGACGGTGGAAGGAATGTTATACCGAATGTGCACAGGATTACCTTGGAGAGATTTGCCTGATTACTTCGGCCATTGGAATTCCGTCTATAAAAAATTTAACGCCTGGTCAGCCAAGGGAATTTGGCCAAAGGTGTTTGAATTTTTTGTGGTTGAACCTGATTTGGAATGGGGTTTTATTGATGGTAGTTATGTGAAAGCTCATCAGCATAGCAGTGGTGCCGCAGCTGCAGGAGATCAAGCTATAGGCCGCAGCAGGGCTGGATATACCAGTAAAATCCATATGGTTGTTGATGGCTTTGGGTTGACCGTACACTTTGAAATCACGGGAGGTCAGACACACGATTCCAGCGCAGCAGATGACGTGTTGGAAGGGGCTGATCTCTTTGAATACGTCATAGGTGACAAGGGGTATGATAAGGAGCCATTACGACAGAAAATAAGAGACAGAGGCTCGATTCCGATGATACCAAGACGTCGTAATTCAACGGTTGGTAATGATGATATGGACTGGGGTTTATACAAAAATAGACACTTGATTGAAAACCAGTTCGCAAGATTAAAACACTACCGAGCAGTAGCTACTCGGTATGACAAATTAAAAAGAAATTTTGAATCTGTGGTGGCGATGGCATGTGCAATTCAGTGGTTACCTATATGA